Proteins encoded in a region of the Candidatus Methylomirabilota bacterium genome:
- a CDS encoding ABC transporter ATP-binding protein has product MGQEVAAPPKLALAGLGKRFGGLRAVSACSFEIAPGSVVGLIGPNGSGKSTIFNLVTGLLRPDEGAIRLDGERIDGLATHEIARRGVGRTFQSVKIFRDLPVRENLAIAAMGRRLRGWEPRGREWLERLGLARLADAPAGRLSIGQQRLLELAMNLVIDPAFLLLDEPLAGVHPVVRRQIGETLADMRARGRTLLIIEHHMPFVMGLCDKIVVMDHGEKIAEGPPDAIRADPRVIAALLGRAERGGPDARA; this is encoded by the coding sequence GTGGGACAAGAAGTAGCGGCGCCCCCGAAGCTCGCCCTCGCCGGCCTCGGCAAGCGGTTCGGCGGCCTCCGCGCCGTTTCCGCCTGCTCGTTCGAGATCGCGCCCGGCTCGGTGGTCGGCCTCATCGGGCCCAACGGCTCGGGCAAGAGCACCATCTTCAACCTGGTGACCGGGCTGCTGCGCCCCGACGAGGGCGCGATCCGCCTCGACGGCGAGCGCATCGATGGCCTCGCCACCCACGAGATCGCCCGCCGCGGCGTCGGGCGCACCTTCCAGTCCGTGAAGATCTTCCGCGACCTGCCGGTGCGCGAGAACCTCGCGATCGCCGCGATGGGGCGGCGGCTCCGCGGCTGGGAGCCGCGCGGGCGGGAGTGGCTCGAGCGCCTGGGCCTCGCGCGGCTCGCCGACGCGCCCGCGGGCCGCCTCTCCATCGGCCAGCAGCGGCTGCTCGAGCTGGCCATGAACCTGGTGATCGACCCCGCGTTCCTGCTGCTGGACGAGCCCCTCGCCGGCGTGCACCCGGTGGTCCGCCGCCAGATCGGCGAGACCCTCGCCGACATGCGCGCCCGCGGCCGTACGCTCCTGATCATCGAGCACCACATGCCGTTCGTGATGGGGCTCTGCGACAAGATCGTGGTGATGGACCACGGCGAGAAGATCGCCGAGGGCCCGCCCGACGCGATCCGCGCCGACCCGCGCGTCATCGCGGCCCTCCTCGGGCGCGCCGAGCGCGGAGGCCCCGATGCTCGCGCTTGA
- a CDS encoding PD-(D/E)XK nuclease family protein, giving the protein MSSPFLSQLAELQRADRTRAKWVIVPSHSLGHTLGERLALYGAGWTNVRFATPLDLALPMAAPFLVERGVDPAPDGIGPALIMRLLLELPASVPPYFRGLAEQPQMAEALWVAIAELRMAGGTAAALPHAAFTDERKHAELRALLAAYEEHLVARRLADRAVVFHEALAHLDVCPIQPADLSIELPATIWAPLERRLLDSLPGRRVTPRALDLPGLDVPRRMISLAAPADAVTPAPRSNAERLALLMDPAAAAPAGDDTLTMFCAGGREAEVEEIFRRIGRAGLALDQVEIACPRTEQAALVWEKAQRHEWPITIGPGIPIALTRPARALLAFCEWVEGGLPASRLRRMLQSGDVRVSESGEGLSAGQAARLLARAQATWGRQTYAAALGRLAEHHRGRAADPELSEDARARHAERLDQARRLQAWTAALLALVPEAPSAPLGRWLEAAVTFVKAFARKSSELDGEATVALTEALADLRALADLARPASDALALIRGRLDGLSVGGDRARPGHLHVTTLADAGHAGRAHTFVLGLEEGGVFPTLVEDPVLLDTERAGIDPALRTSADRVGEALYRIVSRLGSLGGRVCLSYSRRDLREARATFPSWVLLQAVRVLQPHETWTYDKLVAALGEPVSAVPAEPAAALSDAGWWLASLREADASAVPAVRQGFPALGQGAVAEAARESDAFTEYDGFVPEAGPLLDPRRPGAVVSPTSLEELAKCPFRYFLQRGLGLDPIDDAEPDPDVWLDPMTRGSILHDLFATIMREIRDRKEAPSPALHGDRLRDLGEQALATHRALVPPPSEGVYEREARELQADLALFLAFEARGAQRRALGFEVAFGGDPEGEPLGRRDPVTIDLGNGLRFRLRGRIDRIDRLADGSYEIVDYKTGSAFLPGGLEATFAGGRQLQHALYALAAVELLRETEPTARAVGSYYFPTGRGGQERQVRPASSREQVAAVLRDLFDLLAAGAFVHTPDGDEDCRFCEFGRACGPQAAERAERKLARSENPALDAYRRLGGHA; this is encoded by the coding sequence ATGAGCAGTCCCTTCCTCAGCCAGCTGGCCGAGCTGCAGCGCGCGGACCGCACCCGCGCCAAGTGGGTGATCGTGCCCTCCCACTCGCTCGGGCACACGCTCGGCGAGCGGCTGGCGCTCTACGGCGCCGGCTGGACCAACGTGCGCTTCGCCACGCCGCTGGACCTGGCCCTGCCGATGGCCGCGCCCTTCCTGGTCGAGCGTGGCGTGGACCCGGCCCCCGACGGCATCGGGCCGGCGCTGATCATGCGCCTGCTGCTCGAGCTGCCCGCGTCGGTACCCCCGTATTTCCGCGGCCTGGCCGAGCAGCCGCAGATGGCCGAGGCCCTCTGGGTCGCCATCGCCGAGCTGCGCATGGCCGGCGGCACTGCGGCGGCCCTGCCGCACGCCGCGTTCACCGACGAGCGCAAGCACGCGGAGCTGCGCGCCCTGCTCGCGGCCTACGAGGAGCACCTGGTCGCGCGCCGGCTCGCCGACCGCGCCGTGGTCTTCCACGAGGCGCTGGCTCACCTGGACGTCTGCCCGATCCAGCCCGCCGACCTCTCGATCGAGCTGCCCGCCACCATCTGGGCCCCGCTGGAGCGGCGGCTCCTCGATTCGCTCCCGGGCCGCCGCGTGACGCCTCGCGCGCTGGACCTGCCCGGTCTCGACGTGCCGAGGCGAATGATCAGCCTCGCGGCCCCGGCCGACGCGGTGACGCCCGCGCCGAGGTCGAACGCGGAGCGGCTGGCCCTGCTGATGGACCCCGCGGCGGCCGCGCCCGCCGGCGACGACACGCTCACCATGTTCTGCGCCGGCGGCCGCGAGGCCGAGGTGGAGGAGATCTTCCGGCGCATCGGCCGGGCCGGGCTCGCCCTCGATCAGGTGGAGATCGCGTGCCCCCGGACGGAGCAGGCCGCGCTGGTCTGGGAGAAGGCGCAGCGCCACGAGTGGCCGATCACCATCGGGCCCGGCATCCCGATCGCGCTCACCCGACCCGCGCGCGCCCTGCTCGCCTTCTGCGAGTGGGTCGAGGGAGGCCTGCCCGCCAGCCGGCTGCGCCGCATGCTGCAGTCCGGCGACGTGCGGGTGAGTGAAAGCGGCGAAGGGCTCAGCGCGGGCCAGGCGGCGCGCTTGCTCGCGCGGGCCCAGGCCACGTGGGGACGGCAGACCTACGCGGCGGCGCTGGGCCGGCTGGCCGAGCATCACCGCGGGCGCGCCGCCGATCCCGAGCTGTCCGAGGACGCGCGGGCGCGCCACGCCGAGCGCCTGGACCAGGCCCGGCGCCTGCAGGCGTGGACGGCGGCGCTGCTGGCGCTGGTGCCCGAGGCACCCAGCGCGCCGCTCGGCCGGTGGCTCGAGGCGGCGGTGACCTTCGTGAAGGCGTTCGCGCGCAAGAGCAGCGAGCTGGACGGGGAGGCGACGGTGGCGCTCACCGAGGCGCTGGCCGACCTGCGCGCCCTCGCCGACCTGGCGCGGCCGGCATCCGACGCGCTGGCCCTGATCCGCGGCCGGCTCGACGGCCTGTCGGTGGGTGGCGACCGCGCGCGCCCCGGTCACCTGCACGTCACCACCCTGGCCGACGCCGGCCACGCCGGGCGGGCGCACACCTTCGTGCTGGGGCTGGAGGAAGGCGGCGTCTTCCCGACGCTGGTGGAGGATCCGGTGCTGCTCGACACCGAGCGCGCCGGAATCGACCCGGCCCTGCGCACGTCGGCCGATCGCGTCGGCGAGGCGCTCTATCGCATCGTCTCGCGGCTCGGCAGCCTGGGCGGACGCGTCTGCCTGAGCTACTCGCGCCGCGACCTGCGCGAGGCGCGCGCCACGTTCCCCTCGTGGGTGCTGCTGCAGGCCGTCCGCGTGCTCCAGCCCCACGAGACCTGGACGTACGACAAGCTCGTGGCCGCACTGGGCGAGCCGGTCTCGGCGGTGCCCGCGGAGCCGGCGGCGGCGCTGAGCGACGCGGGCTGGTGGCTCGCGAGCCTGCGTGAGGCGGATGCCTCGGCGGTGCCGGCGGTGCGCCAGGGCTTCCCCGCCCTGGGCCAGGGCGCGGTGGCCGAGGCCGCGCGCGAGTCCGACGCCTTCACCGAATACGACGGCTTCGTGCCCGAGGCGGGCCCCCTCCTGGACCCGCGCCGGCCCGGCGCGGTGGTGTCGCCCACGAGCCTCGAGGAGCTGGCCAAGTGCCCGTTCCGCTACTTCCTGCAGCGCGGCCTGGGCCTCGATCCCATCGACGACGCCGAGCCGGATCCCGACGTGTGGCTCGACCCCATGACGCGAGGGTCGATCCTGCACGACCTCTTCGCCACGATCATGCGCGAGATCCGCGATCGGAAGGAGGCGCCGAGCCCGGCGCTCCACGGCGACCGGCTCCGCGACCTCGGCGAGCAAGCGCTGGCCACGCACCGCGCGCTGGTGCCGCCACCGTCCGAAGGCGTCTACGAGCGCGAGGCCCGCGAGCTGCAGGCCGATCTCGCCCTGTTCCTCGCGTTCGAGGCCCGGGGCGCGCAGCGGCGGGCGCTCGGATTCGAGGTCGCCTTCGGCGGTGACCCGGAGGGCGAGCCGCTGGGGCGACGCGACCCGGTGACCATCGACCTCGGCAACGGGCTCCGCTTTCGCCTCCGGGGTCGGATCGACCGCATCGACCGCCTCGCCGACGGCAGCTACGAGATCGTCGACTACAAGACGGGGAGCGCGTTCCTCCCCGGCGGCCTCGAGGCCACCTTCGCGGGCGGCCGTCAGCTCCAGCATGCCCTCTACGCGCTGGCCGCGGTCGAGCTGCTCCGCGAGACGGAGCCGACGGCGCGCGCGGTCGGCTCCTACTACTTCCCCACCGGACGGGGCGGCCAGGAGCGGCAGGTGCGCCCGGCGTCCAGCCGGGAACAGGTCGCGGCAGTGCTGCGCGATCTGTTCGATCTGCTGGCGGCCGGGGCCTTCGTGCACACGCCCGACGGCGACGAGGATTGCCGCTTCTGCGAATTCGGGCGCGCGTGCGGCCCGCAGGCGGCCGAGCGGGCGGAGCGGAAGCTCGCGCGGTCCGAGAACCCCGCGCTGGACGCCTACCGGCGGCTCGGCGGCCATGCCTGA
- a CDS encoding methyltransferase domain-containing protein yields MPEVPDLTDPRYLDEIGWFLYHEKYRRDRFGGSYDAERVANSRLLRDEVAAYLEQHAGWFEDKTVVTIGCGCTGDLSAFPARVKVAIDPLLYAYQHLGMLVPDEVGAPTVYLSQGAESLPLLDRFADLVICRNALDHMPDPRVGLAEMCRILADDGALFVSVDTGGDPTPDEPTVFSAESLAALVRERFEVVRLSDRNRPHSASRTGNVRALARKIPDAGPSLDKEQVLRAYEARLP; encoded by the coding sequence ATGCCCGAGGTCCCCGACCTGACCGACCCGCGCTATCTGGACGAGATCGGCTGGTTCCTGTACCACGAGAAGTATCGGCGGGACCGCTTCGGCGGCTCCTACGACGCCGAGCGCGTGGCGAATTCCCGGCTCCTGCGCGACGAGGTCGCGGCCTACCTGGAGCAGCACGCGGGCTGGTTCGAGGACAAGACAGTCGTCACCATCGGCTGCGGCTGCACCGGCGACCTCAGCGCGTTCCCGGCCCGGGTGAAGGTGGCCATCGATCCGCTGCTCTACGCCTACCAGCACCTCGGCATGCTGGTGCCCGACGAGGTGGGCGCGCCCACCGTCTATCTGTCCCAGGGCGCGGAGAGCCTCCCCCTGCTGGATCGCTTCGCCGACCTCGTGATCTGCCGTAACGCGCTGGATCACATGCCGGATCCTCGCGTGGGCCTCGCCGAGATGTGCCGCATCCTCGCCGACGACGGCGCGCTCTTCGTCAGCGTGGACACCGGCGGCGATCCGACCCCCGACGAGCCGACCGTCTTCTCGGCGGAGAGCCTCGCCGCGCTCGTCCGCGAGCGCTTCGAGGTCGTGCGGCTCAGCGATCGGAATCGCCCCCACAGCGCCAGCCGGACCGGCAACGTCCGCGCGCTCGCGCGGAAGATCCCGGACGCGGGCCCCTCCCTCGACAAGGAGCAGGTGCTGCGAGCGTACGAAGCGCGCCTGCCCTAG
- a CDS encoding UvrD-helicase domain-containing protein: protein MPEPRPVPDQAARDLIRQRLDINLLVEAGAGSGKTECLAQRMAAGVLDGAYQVEQIAAVTFTRKAAAELRGRFQLTLEKAAAAERDPARKARAQQALRHLERLFAGTIHAFCAHLLRERPVEAGVAPGFTELDEIAQLDQQRRAWRDYLDRQRALGSPVLRELVEAGVKPGDLDHAFEVVCTHADVVFPAGDAARPDATEARAALEQFWTQLGALLPGPIAPDTSCPVQRSMRKFQRRFRVAALEEPRVVAELAAEWKGTPKITQNRWAPGGREGQAAKARIEALFAELQQVTLPFLDAWHQHVYRLAMTLLTGGREHAAEARRRAVTLNYGDLLQYAAALLRDNLAVREALQRKYRWLFVDEFQDTDPIQAEVLLLLAAAAGPDRDWTQVPLRPGALFVVGDPKQSIYRFRRADIDIYQRVRERIEAGGGRVVTLTACFRSVPALCEWANAAFGRLFPAAATQHQPGFARLMAARSDKHPGHGVRVIKIPEGLKGGAVNDFEADAIARFIRSEVDARRRKPGDFLILTRFRKTLPVYTRALEALRLPVEVSGGAAFATSAAVTALSDLLRALTDPDDGPAVVGILRGPLFGIGDRDLFRHRQAGGGFLITAPDLTEAAGPVGEALRVLRSMYAWTRRLPAPAAVERILEATGLLALTAAATPGGAEAGDLLHAVDRVRQVTEEGGTLADAAAALTDDLESTEVESVPLEPGRSDVVRLMNLHKAKGLEAPVVFLADPLRSGPDDVEVRIVREGIQATGYLELRRKNEGTYGHTVLGRPAEWALHQEKERAYLDAERIRLVYVAATRAKDLLVVSRPARPTAGGPWQQLAPYLIKVPPLPTPPISQLPLPVVPDLSTRARAAGAAAREARARALHAPSWQVESVTGTAHRAGPYGHPLQEGRTREPDTGMAWGSLIHFLLEHAMRGPHRDRAHLERLANWFAFDTPDLRRVIPEALDTVERVMSADFWREATAAAEHAVEVPFAVRVDDGDAAPRLLHGVIDLAFATAEGWTVIDYKTDQLGAGVEVLVARYAPQIRAYADHWSERTGRPVRAGLHFVRSGETRWLAG from the coding sequence ATGCCTGAGCCGCGTCCCGTGCCCGACCAGGCCGCGCGGGATCTCATCCGCCAGCGCCTGGACATCAACCTGCTCGTCGAGGCGGGCGCGGGCTCGGGCAAGACCGAGTGCCTGGCCCAGCGGATGGCCGCCGGCGTGCTCGACGGCGCCTACCAGGTCGAGCAGATCGCGGCGGTCACCTTCACGCGCAAGGCGGCGGCCGAGCTGCGCGGGCGCTTCCAGCTCACGCTCGAGAAGGCCGCGGCCGCGGAGCGGGATCCCGCGCGGAAGGCGCGCGCGCAGCAGGCGCTGCGGCATCTGGAGCGCCTCTTCGCGGGCACCATCCACGCGTTCTGCGCCCACCTGCTCCGCGAGCGGCCCGTCGAGGCCGGGGTGGCGCCGGGCTTCACCGAGCTGGACGAGATCGCCCAGCTGGACCAGCAGCGCCGCGCCTGGCGGGACTACCTCGACCGCCAGCGGGCCCTAGGCTCACCGGTCTTGCGCGAGCTGGTCGAGGCCGGCGTGAAGCCCGGCGACCTCGACCACGCGTTCGAGGTCGTGTGCACGCACGCCGACGTCGTCTTCCCGGCCGGGGACGCGGCGCGGCCGGACGCGACCGAGGCGCGCGCCGCTCTGGAGCAGTTCTGGACGCAACTCGGGGCGCTTCTGCCGGGCCCGATCGCCCCCGACACCTCCTGCCCCGTGCAGCGGTCGATGCGAAAGTTCCAGCGCCGATTCCGGGTGGCCGCGCTCGAGGAGCCGCGGGTGGTCGCCGAGCTGGCCGCGGAGTGGAAGGGCACTCCGAAGATCACGCAGAACCGGTGGGCCCCCGGCGGCCGCGAGGGCCAGGCGGCGAAGGCGCGGATCGAGGCGCTCTTCGCCGAGCTGCAGCAGGTCACGCTGCCGTTCCTCGACGCCTGGCACCAGCACGTCTACCGGCTCGCGATGACCCTGCTGACGGGGGGCCGCGAGCACGCGGCCGAGGCGCGGCGCCGCGCGGTGACGCTCAACTACGGCGATCTGCTCCAGTACGCGGCCGCGCTGCTGCGGGACAACCTCGCGGTGCGCGAGGCGCTGCAGCGCAAGTACCGCTGGCTCTTCGTGGACGAGTTCCAGGACACGGACCCGATCCAGGCCGAGGTACTCCTGCTGCTGGCCGCCGCCGCGGGCCCGGATCGAGACTGGACGCAAGTGCCGCTCCGGCCCGGCGCGCTGTTCGTCGTCGGCGATCCGAAGCAGTCCATCTATCGCTTCCGCCGGGCCGACATCGACATCTACCAGCGCGTGCGCGAGCGCATCGAGGCCGGCGGCGGCCGGGTGGTGACGCTGACCGCGTGCTTCCGCTCCGTCCCCGCGCTCTGCGAGTGGGCGAACGCCGCGTTCGGCCGGCTGTTCCCCGCTGCCGCCACCCAGCACCAGCCGGGATTCGCTCGGCTGATGGCGGCACGCTCGGACAAGCATCCGGGACACGGCGTGCGGGTGATCAAGATCCCGGAGGGCCTCAAGGGCGGGGCGGTGAACGACTTCGAGGCCGACGCGATCGCCCGCTTCATCCGGTCCGAGGTCGACGCGCGCCGGCGCAAGCCGGGTGATTTCTTGATCCTCACCCGGTTCCGCAAGACCCTGCCCGTCTACACGCGGGCGCTCGAAGCCCTGCGCCTGCCCGTCGAGGTCAGCGGCGGCGCGGCCTTCGCCACATCGGCCGCGGTCACCGCGCTGTCCGACCTGCTGCGGGCGCTCACCGATCCGGACGACGGGCCCGCGGTCGTCGGCATCCTGCGCGGGCCCCTGTTCGGGATCGGCGACCGGGACCTGTTCCGCCATCGGCAGGCCGGGGGTGGCTTCCTGATCACCGCGCCCGATCTGACCGAGGCGGCGGGGCCCGTGGGCGAGGCGCTGCGCGTCCTGCGCAGCATGTACGCGTGGACTCGCCGGCTGCCCGCCCCCGCGGCGGTCGAGCGCATCCTGGAGGCCACCGGCCTGCTCGCGCTGACCGCGGCGGCAACTCCGGGCGGCGCCGAGGCCGGCGACCTGCTGCACGCGGTCGACCGCGTCCGGCAGGTCACCGAGGAGGGCGGCACCCTGGCCGACGCGGCCGCCGCGCTGACCGACGATCTGGAGTCGACCGAGGTCGAATCGGTGCCGCTCGAGCCCGGCCGGAGCGACGTGGTGCGCCTCATGAATCTCCACAAGGCCAAGGGCCTCGAGGCGCCGGTGGTCTTCCTGGCGGACCCGCTGCGCAGCGGCCCGGACGACGTCGAGGTACGGATCGTCCGCGAAGGGATCCAGGCCACCGGTTACCTCGAGCTCCGCCGGAAGAACGAGGGCACCTACGGCCACACCGTGCTCGGCCGACCGGCCGAGTGGGCGCTGCATCAGGAGAAGGAGCGCGCCTATCTGGACGCCGAGCGGATCCGGCTCGTCTACGTGGCGGCGACGCGGGCGAAGGATCTCCTGGTGGTCAGCCGGCCCGCGAGGCCGACCGCCGGCGGGCCCTGGCAGCAGCTGGCGCCCTATCTGATCAAGGTGCCACCGCTGCCGACTCCGCCGATCTCGCAGCTGCCGCTGCCCGTGGTCCCCGACCTGAGCACCCGCGCCCGCGCCGCCGGCGCCGCCGCGCGCGAGGCGCGGGCGCGAGCGCTCCACGCACCGTCGTGGCAGGTGGAGTCGGTGACCGGCACCGCGCATCGGGCCGGCCCCTACGGCCATCCCCTCCAGGAAGGTCGCACCCGCGAGCCCGACACCGGCATGGCCTGGGGCAGCCTCATCCACTTCCTGCTGGAGCACGCCATGCGCGGCCCCCATCGCGACCGCGCGCATCTGGAGCGCCTCGCCAACTGGTTCGCCTTCGACACGCCGGACCTGCGCCGCGTGATCCCGGAGGCGCTGGACACGGTGGAGCGCGTGATGAGCGCGGACTTCTGGCGCGAGGCGACCGCGGCCGCCGAGCACGCGGTGGAGGTGCCGTTCGCGGTTCGCGTGGACGACGGGGACGCGGCGCCGCGGCTGCTCCACGGGGTGATCGACCTGGCATTCGCGACCGCGGAGGGCTGGACGGTGATCGACTACAAGACCGATCAGCTGGGCGCGGGCGTCGAGGTTCTCGTGGCCCGCTACGCGCCGCAGATCCGCGCCTACGCCGACCACTGGAGCGAGCGGACCGGCCGTCCGGTGCGCGCCGGGCTGCACTTCGTCCGCAGCGGGGAAACCCGCTGGCTCGCCGGCTGA
- a CDS encoding ABC transporter substrate-binding protein — MRKPATLVLLFIWVGLTALLAVPLEAVAQDEVKLGAFLPISGISADVGAQMKAGTDVALERMATLQVGGKPMKVRVIFYDDEGKGDVGLNVVTRALTVDKINVGMGFLSSDVFIRVMDEFQKASIPVVTCCSASLKIGDKISQNKMQYAFQLSPTANDIARSVAAAVAQHVKPKRIALLNENTDAGRDFSRIVREWFGANAKDVEVAADEFVDRGVTDLTPQWAKIKRSGAQATIGEIYGSSGPVLFTQWFELKVPSLIAHMGATVSAQTFVDQHAKQMDLAIVNNRWWPAKYSEVSEPMMAAYKKKTGTDPTNFAVQAHDATLVLLEAIQKAGSLDPQKIQAALESGTFVTAWGTRKFTPLAEGHRMPIQTVVVQIQGGKKVPIYPESVAAASGGKFVPAPPYAWDKK; from the coding sequence ATGCGCAAGCCCGCGACGCTCGTGCTCCTCTTCATCTGGGTCGGCCTCACCGCGCTCCTCGCGGTTCCGCTCGAGGCGGTGGCCCAGGACGAGGTCAAGCTCGGCGCGTTCCTGCCCATCTCGGGCATCAGCGCCGACGTGGGCGCGCAGATGAAGGCGGGCACCGACGTCGCGCTCGAGCGCATGGCGACGCTCCAGGTGGGCGGCAAGCCGATGAAGGTCCGCGTCATCTTCTACGACGACGAGGGCAAGGGCGACGTCGGGCTCAACGTGGTCACGCGCGCCCTCACCGTGGACAAGATCAACGTGGGCATGGGCTTTCTCTCCAGCGACGTGTTCATCCGGGTGATGGACGAGTTCCAGAAGGCCTCCATCCCGGTGGTCACCTGCTGCTCGGCGTCGCTCAAGATCGGCGACAAGATCAGCCAGAACAAGATGCAGTACGCCTTCCAGCTGAGCCCCACCGCCAACGACATCGCGCGCTCGGTGGCCGCCGCGGTGGCCCAGCACGTGAAGCCGAAGAGGATCGCGCTGCTCAACGAGAACACCGACGCCGGTCGCGATTTCTCTCGAATCGTCCGCGAGTGGTTCGGGGCCAACGCCAAGGACGTGGAGGTGGCCGCCGACGAGTTCGTCGACCGCGGGGTTACCGACCTCACCCCGCAGTGGGCCAAGATCAAGCGGTCGGGGGCCCAGGCCACCATCGGCGAGATCTACGGCTCGAGCGGGCCGGTGCTCTTCACCCAGTGGTTCGAGCTGAAGGTGCCGTCGCTCATCGCCCACATGGGCGCCACCGTGAGCGCGCAGACCTTCGTGGACCAGCACGCCAAGCAGATGGACCTCGCCATCGTGAACAACCGCTGGTGGCCCGCGAAGTACTCGGAAGTGTCCGAGCCGATGATGGCGGCCTACAAGAAGAAGACCGGGACCGATCCCACCAACTTCGCGGTCCAGGCCCACGACGCCACCCTGGTCCTGCTCGAGGCCATCCAGAAGGCGGGCAGCCTCGATCCGCAGAAGATCCAGGCCGCGCTGGAGAGCGGCACCTTCGTGACCGCGTGGGGTACCCGGAAGTTCACCCCGCTCGCCGAGGGGCACCGCATGCCCATCCAGACCGTGGTGGTGCAGATCCAGGGCGGCAAGAAGGTGCCGATCTATCCCGAGTCGGTCGCGGCGGCCTCCGGCGGCAAGTTCGTGCCGGCGCCGCCGTACGCGTGGGACAAGAAGTAG
- a CDS encoding ABC transporter ATP-binding protein/permease — MIRPYWLSDDRWHGLGLLVVVVTLTLGMVYLSVLLNRWNNDFFSALQDKNAAAFRRQLLQVTWLVGAFILLAVYQLYLSQMLEIRWRRWLTERYLLAWLADRAYYRMQLIARETDNPDQRIAEDIQLLVSHTLALFIGGLRAFVTLTTFVAILWSLSGQLTVPIGDHTLVLPGYMVWVSILYALGGTWLTDWIGRPLVRLNFDKQRYEADFRFSLVRFRENSEGVALYRGEPDEFRGFRALFESVVQNWWGIMRRQKRLTSFTSGYSQGAWIVPSIVAAPRYFRGELGLGGLMQTVGAFNQVQDALSFFVVSYKEIAAWCAVVERLAGFERTLARVRRDTARGGGVQHADGDEQELRVENVDLHLPDGRPLIAHVNLSLQRGESVLLGGASGSGKSTLFRAIAGIWPFGRGEIRTSSKARVLFLPQRPYLPIGTLRSVVSYPMPADGVSDAALRDALEAVGLPELARRLDESGHWALQLSPGEQQRIAFARALLQKPDWLFLDEATSAVDEPTEERLYRLLHERLPGTTLFSVGHRATLRSFHSRQLTVKRTGSGPATVVEETPAPRPRTG; from the coding sequence ATGATCCGCCCGTACTGGCTCTCGGACGATCGCTGGCACGGGCTGGGACTGCTCGTGGTCGTGGTGACGCTGACCCTGGGGATGGTCTACCTCAGCGTGCTGCTGAACCGCTGGAACAACGATTTCTTCAGCGCGCTGCAGGACAAGAACGCGGCCGCCTTTCGCCGCCAGCTGCTGCAGGTCACGTGGCTGGTGGGTGCGTTCATCCTGCTCGCGGTCTACCAGCTCTATCTGAGCCAGATGCTCGAGATCCGCTGGCGGCGCTGGCTCACCGAGCGCTACCTCCTCGCCTGGCTCGCGGACCGCGCCTACTACCGCATGCAGCTGATCGCCCGCGAGACCGACAACCCCGACCAGCGCATCGCCGAGGACATCCAGCTGCTGGTCTCGCACACCCTCGCGCTCTTCATCGGCGGGCTGCGCGCCTTCGTGACCCTGACCACCTTCGTGGCCATCCTCTGGAGCCTCTCCGGCCAGCTCACGGTGCCGATCGGCGACCACACCCTGGTCCTGCCCGGCTACATGGTGTGGGTGTCGATCCTCTACGCGCTCGGCGGCACCTGGCTGACCGACTGGATCGGCCGCCCCCTCGTGCGGCTGAACTTCGACAAGCAGCGCTACGAGGCCGACTTCCGGTTCAGCCTGGTGCGCTTCCGCGAGAACAGCGAGGGCGTCGCGCTCTACCGCGGCGAGCCCGACGAGTTCCGCGGCTTCCGCGCGCTGTTCGAGTCGGTGGTGCAGAACTGGTGGGGCATCATGCGGCGGCAGAAGCGGCTGACCTCGTTCACCTCCGGATACTCGCAGGGCGCGTGGATCGTGCCGTCGATCGTGGCCGCCCCGCGATACTTCCGCGGCGAGCTGGGCCTGGGCGGGCTCATGCAGACGGTCGGCGCCTTCAACCAGGTCCAGGACGCGCTGAGCTTCTTCGTGGTCTCGTACAAGGAGATCGCGGCCTGGTGCGCGGTGGTCGAGCGGCTCGCCGGCTTCGAGCGCACGCTCGCGCGCGTGCGCCGGGACACCGCGCGCGGCGGCGGGGTGCAGCACGCCGACGGCGACGAGCAGGAGCTGCGCGTGGAGAACGTGGATCTGCACCTGCCCGACGGCCGGCCCCTCATCGCCCACGTCAACCTCTCGCTGCAGCGGGGGGAGAGCGTGCTGCTCGGCGGCGCCTCCGGCTCGGGGAAGAGCACGCTCTTCCGGGCCATCGCGGGCATCTGGCCGTTCGGACGCGGCGAGATCCGCACCTCGAGCAAGGCCCGCGTGCTCTTCCTCCCGCAGCGGCCGTACCTGCCCATCGGCACCCTGCGCAGCGTGGTGAGCTACCCGATGCCCGCGGACGGGGTGTCCGACGCGGCGCTGCGCGACGCCCTCGAGGCGGTGGGACTGCCGGAGCTGGCCCGGCGGCTGGACGAGTCCGGCCACTGGGCGCTGCAGCTGTCGCCGGGCGAGCAGCAGCGCATCGCCTTCGCCCGCGCGCTGCTCCAGAAGCCGGACTGGCTCTTCCTCGACGAGGCGACCTCCGCGGTGGACGAGCCCACCGAGGAGCGCCTGTACCGGCTGCTGCACGAGCGGCTGCCCGGGACCACGCTGTTCAGCGTGGGCCACCGGGCGACGCTGCGGTCGTTCCACTCCCGGCAGCTCACGGTGAAGCGCACCGGATCGGGACCGGCCACGGTGGTCGAGGAGACTCCCGCGCCGCGGCCCCGAACCGGCTGA